In the Flagellimonas sp. MMG031 genome, one interval contains:
- a CDS encoding carboxypeptidase-like regulatory domain-containing protein has protein sequence MEKKKIAPMSPINPSLILKPKLNSLPIVALLAMLFINPFQGLALQEEASPVEYNEYSGEVKEESSNKSLVFATLTVEGTNISTITNTEGNFLLKVPKEHLDKNVIVSFLGYRTKQIPIASLQREKNEIYLEVSATQLSEVNINAPKDAMALFKETLKNRGENYFTDPTLMTAFYRETIKRRRKNVSLAEAVVNVYKTPYNINREDAVELYKARKSTDYSKLDTVALKLQGGPYNTLYVDLMKYPEYIFSEEMMEDYKFTFDRSTRTNDQLIYVIKFDQRPDVLEPLYRGEIYIDVDKKIMTGAIFSLNITDRDMAAQLFVRKKPAKVDVWPTEVSYRVDYREKDGKWFYGYSSVFMEFKVDWADKWFNSQYSMTAEMAVTDWEKVGKDERPKYRQRIRKSVILSDEASGFSDPDFWGEYNIIEPEKSIESAIRKIQRQLRREERSSD, from the coding sequence ATGGAAAAAAAGAAAATTGCACCTATGTCACCTATCAACCCATCATTGATTTTAAAACCAAAACTCAACTCGTTGCCCATTGTGGCCCTATTGGCCATGCTATTCATCAATCCCTTTCAGGGCCTGGCCTTACAGGAAGAAGCTTCGCCTGTGGAGTACAATGAATATAGCGGTGAGGTCAAAGAAGAATCAAGCAATAAATCCTTGGTCTTTGCTACCCTTACTGTAGAGGGAACCAATATTAGTACCATTACCAACACGGAGGGCAACTTCCTTTTAAAGGTCCCTAAGGAACACCTTGATAAAAACGTAATCGTTTCCTTTTTGGGCTACAGGACCAAGCAAATCCCTATTGCAAGCCTGCAACGCGAAAAGAACGAAATCTATCTTGAAGTATCCGCGACCCAATTATCCGAAGTGAACATCAACGCTCCAAAGGATGCCATGGCACTCTTTAAGGAAACCTTGAAAAATAGAGGAGAAAATTATTTTACCGATCCCACTTTGATGACAGCCTTCTATCGGGAAACCATCAAAAGAAGAAGAAAGAATGTATCCTTGGCAGAAGCCGTGGTCAATGTGTATAAAACGCCATACAATATCAACCGTGAAGATGCCGTGGAACTTTACAAGGCAAGAAAAAGCACGGACTACAGTAAACTGGACACCGTGGCCCTTAAACTGCAAGGCGGGCCTTACAACACGCTCTATGTGGATTTGATGAAGTATCCAGAATATATTTTTTCGGAAGAAATGATGGAAGATTACAAATTCACATTTGACCGTTCCACCCGTACCAACGATCAATTGATCTATGTCATCAAGTTTGACCAGCGACCAGATGTGCTGGAGCCGCTTTATCGTGGGGAGATTTATATTGATGTGGACAAAAAAATTATGACTGGCGCCATATTTTCACTGAACATTACGGACAGGGATATGGCCGCACAACTTTTTGTCCGCAAAAAACCGGCGAAAGTCGACGTTTGGCCCACGGAAGTATCCTACCGGGTGGATTACCGGGAAAAAGACGGAAAATGGTTTTATGGCTACAGCAGCGTATTCATGGAATTTAAAGTGGACTGGGCGGATAAATGGTTCAATTCACAATACAGCATGACCGCTGAAATGGCCGTTACCGACTGGGAAAAGGTCGGCAAGGACGAAAGACCGAAATATCGCCAACGGATACGTAAATCCGTCATCTTAAGTGATGAGGCCTCTGGTTTCTCTGACCCCGATTTCTGGGGAGAGTACAACATCATTGAACCCGAAAAATCCATTGAATCGGCCATTAGAAAGATTCAAAGACAACTTAGGAGAGAGGAGCGCAGCAGCGATTAA
- a CDS encoding M14 family metallopeptidase → MTRFLFSLALLVAVSVSAQQLKSPSEFLGYELGTQFSRHHEVVDYYEYLAEAAPDRVKLTVYGQTNERRPLILAYVSSAENLSNLENIRQEHLKDTEGTGNSNKAIVWLSYNVHGNESVSTEASMKTIYELLTNKSSYLENTVVIMDPCINPDGRDRYSNWYNQFKNTPYQVDPNSKEHHEGWWSGRSNHYMFDLNRDWAWLTQVESQQRLKVFNQWMPHVHVDFHEQGVDNPYYFAPAAEPYHEVITDFQRDFQVTLGRNHAKYFDANGWFYFTKEVFDLLYPSYGDTYPMYNGSIGMTYEQGGSGRAGLGIITSIGDTLTLKDRIAHHFTTGLSTVEVSSQNAQKLNEEFRKFHQNKAFKYKSYVLRGDKDKLDALKSLLEKHNIAYGDLESGSYKGHSYSSGNTGSLTINKNGMVVSTDQPKGTLVKVLFEPNAKLSDSLTYDITAWSLPYAYGLDAIASTSTVSPQSVQQSMASSNINSGSYAYLADWNSMEDARFLAALLKEGIRVRKADHPFGIEGKSFDRGTLIITKGDNENKEDFITTLQSVAQKFNKELTATSTGFVDSGKDFGSSSIQMITKPKIAVLSGGPTSTLRFGEIWHFFEQQLHYPLTVIDDEYADRVDLDEYHILILPDGRYGNYFNEDKLSELKSWVRQGGKIIAMGGSINALDGENGFGIKQKKMERDTSENSPQPYEDWERERIKGAITGAIFKTKVDNSNPLAYGYGADYFTLKLGSSAFEYLDNGNAVYLEQNTKPFSGFAGIEAQKRISETLIYGVENYGRGQVIYMVDNPLFRGFWENGKLFFANALFMVD, encoded by the coding sequence ATGACCAGATTTTTATTTTCTCTCGCTCTTTTAGTAGCCGTTTCGGTATCTGCACAACAATTAAAATCCCCATCAGAATTTTTGGGATACGAACTCGGGACACAATTCAGTCGTCATCACGAAGTGGTGGATTACTACGAATACTTGGCCGAAGCCGCCCCTGATAGGGTAAAACTTACGGTTTATGGGCAAACCAATGAGAGGAGACCTTTAATTCTGGCCTATGTATCCTCAGCGGAAAACCTTTCCAATCTGGAGAACATCCGTCAGGAGCACTTAAAGGATACCGAGGGCACTGGAAATTCAAACAAGGCTATTGTGTGGTTAAGCTATAATGTGCACGGTAACGAAAGTGTAAGCACCGAAGCTTCCATGAAGACCATTTACGAATTGTTGACCAATAAAAGTTCCTATTTGGAAAACACCGTGGTCATCATGGACCCGTGTATCAATCCAGATGGCCGGGACCGTTACAGCAACTGGTACAATCAATTCAAAAATACCCCTTACCAAGTGGACCCGAACAGCAAGGAACACCATGAGGGTTGGTGGAGCGGCAGGAGCAATCACTATATGTTCGATTTGAACCGGGACTGGGCCTGGTTAACGCAGGTGGAAAGCCAGCAGCGTCTCAAGGTGTTCAACCAATGGATGCCACATGTTCATGTCGATTTCCATGAGCAAGGTGTGGACAATCCCTATTATTTTGCACCGGCCGCAGAGCCCTATCACGAAGTGATAACGGATTTCCAACGTGATTTTCAAGTGACCTTGGGTAGAAACCATGCCAAATATTTTGATGCCAATGGTTGGTTCTATTTTACTAAAGAGGTATTTGACCTATTGTATCCAAGTTATGGGGACACCTACCCTATGTACAATGGTTCCATTGGGATGACCTACGAACAAGGTGGTAGCGGCAGGGCCGGATTGGGCATTATCACCTCCATTGGCGATACCTTGACCTTGAAAGACCGGATTGCCCACCACTTTACGACGGGACTTTCCACCGTAGAGGTATCTTCCCAAAATGCACAAAAACTCAACGAAGAGTTTAGAAAATTCCACCAAAACAAGGCATTTAAGTACAAGAGTTATGTGTTACGAGGAGATAAAGACAAATTGGACGCCCTTAAATCCCTTTTGGAAAAACACAATATTGCATACGGTGACCTTGAGAGTGGTTCTTACAAAGGACACAGCTATAGTTCTGGAAATACAGGTAGCCTGACCATCAATAAAAACGGCATGGTTGTATCTACAGATCAACCCAAAGGAACCTTGGTAAAAGTACTGTTCGAGCCCAATGCCAAACTTTCGGATTCATTGACGTACGACATTACTGCGTGGTCGCTCCCTTATGCATACGGATTGGATGCTATTGCTTCCACTTCCACAGTGTCCCCGCAATCGGTACAACAGTCCATGGCAAGTTCCAACATCAACAGTGGGAGCTATGCCTATCTCGCGGATTGGAACAGCATGGAAGATGCCCGCTTTTTGGCAGCATTGCTCAAAGAGGGCATACGGGTTCGCAAAGCGGACCATCCATTTGGCATCGAGGGCAAGTCCTTTGATCGCGGCACCTTGATCATCACCAAAGGTGATAATGAAAACAAGGAGGATTTTATAACTACTTTGCAATCCGTTGCCCAAAAATTCAACAAAGAACTTACGGCGACCAGCACCGGTTTTGTAGACTCAGGAAAAGACTTTGGTTCGTCATCCATACAAATGATCACCAAGCCAAAAATAGCCGTTTTGTCCGGCGGCCCCACCTCTACCCTACGGTTTGGGGAAATTTGGCACTTTTTTGAACAGCAATTACATTATCCTCTGACCGTAATCGATGATGAATATGCCGATAGGGTAGATTTGGACGAGTATCACATTTTGATTTTGCCCGACGGGCGTTATGGCAACTATTTCAACGAAGACAAACTTTCCGAGCTGAAGAGCTGGGTACGCCAAGGTGGAAAAATAATAGCCATGGGAGGCTCTATAAATGCCCTTGATGGTGAAAATGGTTTCGGAATCAAACAAAAGAAAATGGAAAGGGATACCAGTGAAAATTCCCCACAACCTTATGAAGATTGGGAGAGGGAACGCATCAAGGGAGCTATTACAGGAGCCATCTTTAAAACAAAGGTGGACAATTCCAATCCTTTGGCCTATGGATACGGTGCAGATTATTTTACCCTGAAATTGGGCAGCAGCGCATTCGAGTATCTCGACAACGGCAACGCGGTGTACTTGGAGCAAAATACCAAACCGTTTTCTGGTTTTGCCGGCATAGAAGCCCAAAAACGGATTTCGGAAACCCTAATTTATGGGGTGGAAAACTACGGCCGTGGCCAAGTTATCTACATGGTGGACAACCCGCTCTTCCGAGGGTTTTGGGAAAACGGAAAACTATTTTTTGCCAATGCCCTTTTTATGGTAGACTAG